agtatatttgataatattCAGCATGGAAAATTTTGAGGCAGATATAACAAGTCGCAGAGTAGATAAGTTTATATCCACCACTCAGATTTAAGCTAGTAGAGCCATCATTAGAGTGCCAGACAAGAATTAGTATAACATGATATAATCTTATTGTTGTACTTGTAGACTTGTAGTCCCATAGAAAATGGAATTAATTGAGACTTTCCCAACAATGTCAAAATGTGATTGCATAACATTCAACAACCAAAACTTCACTGTAAACACACGCAAATTGCAACAAAATATCCATTTCCAATCCATTCCGAAATTTTCCAACAATAATAACATCAACAAAGTGCAGCAGACAAACAATATGTAATTATCAACTGAATGACTATTTTTCAAAATTGCTTCTTAGGAAAGCTATCCAGCTATCTACTATATTAGGCAGAAATTTAACTCGGATTAGAATCCAAATTACATGATACCGGAACAATGCACCTGTTTGATTTTCCAGCATCAAAATAGCTTCTCTTCATTAACACTAGTACTATATATCCACCAGAATAAACCAACCATTCCAACAACAATTTTCATCACCATAACTAAGAAAAACTGGACAAACTCATCACCTACATTAACTCCATGTTTACTACTACTATCTGGAAGCATTTAACTGAAGGGCTAAAGTGCAGTAACAGAAAATGAACAAAAACTCATTCGGACCTCATTGCAGAAGCCTCCAGAATCATCACAAACCCTCATCAGCTCCTAGCACGTGCTCCTTCCCTCTCCAAATTCTGCGAGAAAAACTTGGTAGCAAACATGTTATCCTCAAAATACTCCTTATAAGGATGATTCTTGGGAACAAGCCTACGGAACTTGTCGAATTGCTTCTCAGCTTCATCTTTCTTCCTCAACAGGGTATATATGATACCCTGACACAGGTAAGGCCTGAAATCCCTAGGTTCTTCCTTGACCAGCTCCTGATAGGCCTTCAATGCCGCAGAGAAATCCCCCTCCATCACTTTGATCTGCGCACTCAAGAGCCTGAAATCCCTCACATCGTTATCCCTCTTCTGCTTCCTGCAAGACTCGGTGGCTTCCTCCACCCTCTTGAGCAGCCCCTTCAACTGCTCGTTGGACTCCGAAGTCGCCATGACGAGGCCGTGAAACGCCTCAACTCGATACGGGTCCTTCTTGAGGATATCCTCGAAGATTCTCGTAGCGGAATCGTGGTCGTCGTTGTAGATGTGCATGTTGGCCTTGAGCAGTGGCCACTCGTGCTCCTCCGGCTCGAGCTCGATCAAGCGGTCGATGACGGAAATAGCCTCGTCGATCTTGCGAGCTCTGATCTTGAGCTCCATGAGTGCGCGGAGGGCTTCGGTGTCGTTAGGGTTGGTGGTGAGGCGGTCTTCGATGGCGCGCTCAGCTTCTTCTTCgtcggcggcggtggtggtggtttcgGATTGGATGGTTGTGGGAGGGGTGAGGGGGGCGGCGATGACGGGGTTGTGGTGGAAGCGCATGAAGAAGAAGGCGGTGGCGGCGATGACGATGCAGGTGGTTTCGACGACGGGGGAGAGGAGGGTTTGGAGGAGAGGGGGGAGGGAGGAGAAGTTGTTGGTGTCGGTGTTTGGGGGTTTGTGAAAGGCGGGGTCgtttgaggaggaggaggaggctcTGACGGTGATGGATGGTGGTGACCGgaacgaggaggaggaggaggggaaTTGGGGAGTGAAGGAGAGGGAGGAAGATAAGGGAGTGGGGAATGATGAACGGCGGGGGTTGAGGGAGGCTGAGAGCGGAGAGGGGCGGAGATTGGGAAGGGAAGCCATGgatgagagtgagagtgagagtgagagtgggAATGAGGAAAATGTAACAGTAAAACCCTCCTCTCCTCCGTAGGGGCTAAGGATTTGATTCTGCACGGACAAGGGTATGTATCCGGCGAATAACGGggcttttcttttttcatttttttatgttttttaaatGGAAAGTTTGTGATGATATTTGAATCTAGAAGCAActagtattttattttcactttaCATTGTGTCACGTTTAATGCACTCTGAACTTTATGTATTGATTAATTTTGATAGAATTTCAACTCAATGAAACCATATTCCCGGTCAAATTACTACGAATAGTGTTGATTGAGGAGAGAAGGTGGGGATCCGACGAGTGCTGGGGAAGATGACCGGAAGAGAAGAGGTAGGTTTGCGGTGTCTTGTCGTTAATAAAGGTTTTTACTATGTGAGGAGTCTATGTAAATGATTTCCAATGCTAAAGTAAAAAGGTTGTGGCTTGAGAGGGATCATTTTGCTAAGGGTTGAAATCAGAGTGTGTACATGAGGGTCTTGCTTTTACGTGTcttatttgtgtttttgtttaCGGATACCAATAAAGTAATGAGTGTCTGATGCAGCTCTCCACATCGACAATTGGAGATTCTGCAAGTGGCACGACTGGGAGCGCTCATATGTGTGCATAAACATCGTACACAACCTCAAGTTTCGCAGTTATCCAAGAAGCTAAAGCAAAAGACCCCTGATGCAATGTGAGGAAGTGACACGGACACCTTTAATTGTGCATTTAAAACGAGTGCAAGTCATAAAGAGGGACTCGACGATCAGAGGAGATTGGAAAGGTAGTGACCAGTTGAATGTTAGTGCGATCGGAGCGGAGATGATAAGATCCTCCACCATAAATCACATGGcactttttatttcattttgtgtTATGTTCTTGCCGCAGTCTACATTATAGTTAATTATTGAATCAATTTGGATCAATCCATAACTTGAGGGCCTTAAGGCTCATAAGTCAGTACATATGAACAACCCAGGGAGGTAAGCATCGACCCAAGCAAGCATAAGAATGCGTCAAGCCCAAACACTCGAATGACATGGGTTGCTTGTTGGCCTAAAACAAATAGGTGCTTGATGTGGTACCTTAAGTCAGATTAGGGTGTAGTACCTAAAATAAGATGGTTCAACAAAAAAGACCCATGTAtcgattaaaattttgattttgttatatCATAGTAATACAGTGTTTCATTCTTAGGGACATGAGATATGCAATTGTGTTTTCTGAACTTTGTTCATCCATTAATCATGATCATTTTACGCGTATCTCCATCAccatcattcgtttccaccactcgtccatttttcattaaaaaatgaattccATGAGATAAAGTCAATTGATAAATGAAGCAAAATCTAAAGATATAGTATTTACCCTGAATaatatgataataatctattaaattaccTAATCTGGTAccacaccaaaaaaaaatttagggtaCCACATACAGGGCCGTGGATACAGCAAGGCCAGTAAGGCCCATGCCTAAGGCccccaaaataaaataaaaaattactaccTATGTAGGCCCCAAATAGTTGTATTGTGCCCAGCTGTCCTATTctactaaaaacaaaaaacggCCCCAACCTATGCTTCAGCCTTCAGCTTTTCATGGGGAAACACAAAAACGaaagaaaaaatggaaaaatcaTCTAACTTTACTGAttctgtttttactttttagggGCCACTCACTTGTACATTTAATACATTTAATTGCTTATAAAATAAAACTTGGACATTTAATGTATGAGATTCccaccaaaataaaaaacaaagtaaGAATGGAAACATTTACATGGTCAActattattgaaataaataaacaacaaaattattttgtttcaacttaaaaaaaattaggatcTCTTTCACTCCTAAAATTTACATGGTAAACTATTATTgtttatataattttattgataATTCCTGTAAAAGTTGCTACTGCTGAAAgaagtttttttaaaattaaaattgcttAAATCATATCTAAGGTCAACAATGTTACATGATAGATGGAATGTAATGAGTTAGTTATTTTATCTATTGAAAGCGAAATGATAGAATTGTCTGATTATAAAACTTTGATAAATGATTTTGAATCTCAATAAGctagaagattaatataaaaaaatgaaaatttatatatgatatattaagtATGTTTAAGCCTCAAATGATTTTCGCCTTAGGCCCCCAAAAGTCTGTACACGACCCTGACCACATAATTTACCAAACAAATATAACAAAAGTTGATAAGAGCAAacggatttggatcctctcctgcAGAAGCTCTCTCAATCACCATAAATCACTTGTCTCAAATGTGAAAATCTATGGAGTTTTCAAATTAGtacaactttaatttttttagtccTGAACACAATATAAACGcgaaaaagatgaagaaataAACGCAGGGAGTGAGTGCGACTGAAGTAACCTTAACGGTAAATCGTTGATTGCATCGTGAAAATCACAACTGATTCTTTATAAAGGAATAGGACTATGACCGCGACCAGGGATTGCGATTACACAGACCAAATAGCTGACAAACAGTAATGCTCCATGTGCCATGTACCTGCATACTATTAATTTCGCAAACCCATTATAAGACCATCCACAATGGATGGTTTAATTGTTTGTTGAAGTGTGTTGAAGTTTGTTGAAGTGTTTTAATGGTTGTTGGATTTAGTTGAAagaggagagagagggagaaaatgttgaagatattcaacaaaaaaaaggagcctgcggtgtgccacgtggcgcgaGGCCAGTGGCCACCGCAGGCGCGTGTACAGCAcgcgcagacaaggcgcgtgacgcgccttgtctgcaGGAGAGAGAAGACGGCTTTTTCTGCCCCTGCCACGTGGCAGCCTGTGGTTGGTCAGTCCGgatttcgtttttccttatcttttgaactcaattatttcatcaaaaaaaa
This is a stretch of genomic DNA from Lotus japonicus ecotype B-129 chromosome 1, LjGifu_v1.2. It encodes these proteins:
- the LOC130730420 gene encoding protein SLOW GREEN 1, chloroplastic-like; translation: MASLPNLRPSPLSASLNPRRSSFPTPLSSSLSFTPQFPSSSSSFRSPPSITVRASSSSSNDPAFHKPPNTDTNNFSSLPPLLQTLLSPVVETTCIVIAATAFFFMRFHHNPVIAAPLTPPTTIQSETTTTAADEEEAERAIEDRLTTNPNDTEALRALMELKIRARKIDEAISVIDRLIELEPEEHEWPLLKANMHIYNDDHDSATRIFEDILKKDPYRVEAFHGLVMATSESNEQLKGLLKRVEEATESCRKQKRDNDVRDFRLLSAQIKVMEGDFSAALKAYQELVKEEPRDFRPYLCQGIIYTLLRKKDEAEKQFDKFRRLVPKNHPYKEYFEDNMFATKFFSQNLEREGARARS